In Nocardioides marinus, one DNA window encodes the following:
- a CDS encoding MerR family transcriptional regulator, whose translation MTAPLTDEAEGLMTVDELATACGLTVRTTRYYASLGLVPPPVRRGRMAYYDQVHLAHLELVRALQDHGFTLQAIEGFIQDLPANANVEDLALQRAMLTSWSPRPTERLTLDALEQRAGRTLTPDDLALLESMAALDRDGDHFVPMPNFEMGVELLDVDIPRESMQAASDAIRRNMETLVTELTAILHAQVIEPYRRGEHAPEDAERLEQTMARLRRLTLEAVVTGFQRAANAVITRSLTRD comes from the coding sequence ATGACCGCCCCCCTGACCGACGAGGCCGAGGGCCTGATGACGGTCGACGAGCTCGCCACCGCCTGCGGGCTCACCGTGCGCACCACCCGCTACTACGCGAGCCTGGGGCTGGTCCCACCGCCGGTGCGCCGGGGACGGATGGCCTACTACGACCAGGTGCACCTCGCCCACCTCGAGCTCGTGCGCGCCCTGCAGGACCACGGTTTCACGCTGCAGGCGATCGAGGGCTTCATCCAGGACCTGCCCGCGAACGCGAACGTCGAGGACCTCGCCCTGCAGCGCGCGATGCTGACGTCCTGGAGTCCCCGGCCCACCGAGCGGCTCACCCTGGACGCCCTGGAGCAGCGGGCCGGGCGCACGCTCACGCCCGACGACCTGGCGCTGCTGGAGTCGATGGCGGCCCTGGACCGCGACGGTGACCACTTCGTCCCCATGCCGAACTTCGAGATGGGCGTCGAGCTGCTGGACGTCGACATCCCGCGCGAGTCGATGCAGGCGGCCAGTGACGCGATCCGGCGCAACATGGAGACCCTCGTCACCGAGCTGACCGCGATCCTGCACGCCCAGGTCATCGAGCCCTACCGTCGCGGCGAGCACGCGCCGGAGGACGCCGAGCGGCTGGAGCAGACCATGGCCCGGCTGCGGCGACTCACGCTCGAGGCGGTCGTCACCGGCTTCCAGCGCGCCGCGAACGCGGTGATCACGCGCTCGCTCACGCGGGACTGA
- a CDS encoding acyl-CoA dehydrogenase family protein, giving the protein MAQPTSIYEQEHEDFRAMARTFMEKEVAPHMEQWEKDGQVSRELWLKAGEQGLLCFDVPEEFGGMGVQDFRYNAIVSEELSRVGASGPGFPVHTDIIVPYITSLGTEEQKQRWLPGLVSGELISAIAMTEPGAGSDLQGVKTSAVDKGDHYVLNGSKTFISNGIMSDVVIVVCRTDPDAGHMGISLLVVERGMAGFERGRNLDKMGLKAQDTAELSFDNVEVPKANLLGKEGEGFIYLMQNLPQERISIGVQAVAAIEHVLDLCLGYAKEREAFGKPIGKFQHNRFVLAEMATEAYVARTFINDCVLKLNAGQADPSLASMAKWWTTELQAKVVDAGVQLHGGYGYMTEYPISRAYTDSRISRIYGGTTEIQKEIIGRSLGF; this is encoded by the coding sequence ATGGCCCAGCCCACCTCCATCTACGAGCAGGAGCACGAGGACTTCCGCGCGATGGCGCGGACCTTCATGGAGAAGGAGGTCGCCCCCCACATGGAGCAGTGGGAGAAGGACGGCCAGGTCAGCCGTGAGCTGTGGCTCAAGGCCGGTGAGCAGGGGCTGCTGTGCTTCGACGTCCCGGAGGAGTTCGGCGGCATGGGGGTCCAGGACTTCCGCTACAACGCCATCGTCTCCGAGGAGCTCTCCCGCGTCGGCGCGAGCGGGCCCGGCTTCCCGGTGCACACCGACATCATCGTCCCCTACATCACCTCGCTCGGCACCGAGGAGCAGAAGCAGCGCTGGCTGCCCGGCTTGGTCTCCGGCGAGCTGATCTCGGCCATCGCGATGACCGAGCCGGGCGCCGGCTCGGACCTGCAGGGGGTCAAGACCAGCGCCGTGGACAAGGGCGACCACTACGTCCTCAACGGGTCGAAGACCTTCATCTCCAACGGCATCATGAGCGACGTCGTGATCGTGGTGTGCCGCACCGACCCCGACGCCGGCCACATGGGCATCAGCCTGCTGGTCGTCGAGCGCGGGATGGCCGGCTTCGAGCGCGGCCGCAACCTCGACAAGATGGGCCTGAAGGCCCAGGACACCGCCGAGCTGTCCTTCGACAACGTCGAGGTCCCCAAGGCCAACCTGCTGGGCAAGGAGGGTGAGGGCTTCATCTACCTCATGCAGAACCTCCCCCAGGAGCGCATCTCCATCGGCGTCCAGGCGGTCGCGGCGATCGAGCACGTGCTCGACCTGTGCCTGGGCTACGCCAAGGAGCGCGAGGCGTTCGGCAAGCCGATCGGCAAGTTCCAGCACAACCGCTTCGTGCTGGCCGAGATGGCCACCGAGGCCTACGTGGCGCGCACCTTCATCAACGACTGCGTCCTCAAGCTCAACGCCGGCCAGGCCGACCCCTCGCTGGCCTCGATGGCCAAGTGGTGGACCACCGAGCTGCAGGCCAAGGTCGTCGACGCCGGGGTCCAGCTGCACGGCGGCTACGGCTACATGACCGAGTACCCCATCTCGCGCGCCTACACCGACTCGCGCATCTCCCGCATCTACGGCGGCACCACCGAGATCCAGAAGGAGATCATCGGGCGCAGCCTCGGGTTCTGA
- a CDS encoding alpha/beta fold hydrolase, translated as MSTSPAAGPDDTRPDDSWLTTDPAWAGVRQEVIDVDGRPVRVLRADATGDGAAPQLLVHGLGGSAANWIDVIAPLAARGPVVAVDLPGFGHTRIVDSDRLTVPGHVSFVRHVVDALGWERATVHGNSMGGLVATHLAARHPDVVERLVLVSPALPPSCALRLLPPSVPAVQGMLTMGVPSIGGTVLAAATGRDVRPARALLGLIFTDPDAVRPTLLQAMAADALSGDPDQLADRRLALRASTASIARLWLEPGPTWRAIRAVTAPTLVLGGTADALVPARVLRHVLAARPDWRGELITDRRHALMLSEPHEFLAHVEDWLTTHRRAA; from the coding sequence ATGAGCACCTCGCCCGCCGCCGGGCCCGACGACACCCGACCGGACGACTCGTGGCTGACCACCGACCCGGCCTGGGCGGGGGTGCGCCAGGAGGTCATCGACGTCGACGGGCGCCCGGTACGGGTGCTGCGGGCCGACGCCACCGGGGACGGGGCGGCGCCCCAGCTGCTGGTGCACGGGCTGGGCGGGAGCGCGGCCAACTGGATCGACGTGATCGCGCCGCTCGCGGCCCGCGGTCCCGTCGTCGCCGTGGACCTCCCCGGCTTCGGGCACACCCGGATCGTCGACTCCGACCGGCTCACGGTCCCCGGTCACGTCTCCTTCGTACGCCACGTGGTCGACGCCCTGGGCTGGGAGCGCGCGACGGTGCACGGCAACTCGATGGGCGGCCTGGTCGCCACCCACCTCGCCGCCCGGCACCCCGACGTCGTCGAGCGGCTCGTGCTCGTCTCCCCCGCACTGCCCCCGTCGTGCGCACTGCGACTGCTGCCGCCCTCGGTCCCCGCGGTCCAGGGGATGCTCACGATGGGCGTGCCGAGCATCGGCGGCACGGTGCTGGCCGCCGCGACCGGGCGCGACGTGCGACCCGCCCGGGCGCTGCTGGGGCTGATCTTCACCGACCCCGACGCCGTGCGCCCGACGCTCCTGCAGGCGATGGCCGCCGACGCGCTGTCCGGGGACCCGGACCAGCTGGCCGACCGTCGCCTCGCCCTGCGGGCCAGCACCGCCTCGATCGCGCGGCTGTGGCTCGAGCCCGGCCCGACCTGGCGCGCGATCCGCGCGGTCACCGCTCCCACGCTCGTCCTGGGCGGCACCGCCGACGCGCTGGTCCCGGCCCGGGTGCTGCGCCACGTGCTGGCCGCCCGACCGGACTGGCGCGGCGAGCTGATCACCGACCGACGGCACGCACTGATGCTCTCGGAGCCGCACGAGTTCCTCGCGCACGTCGAGGACTGGCTGACCACCCACCGGCGAGCCGCCTGA